A single window of Anomaloglossus baeobatrachus isolate aAnoBae1 chromosome 5, aAnoBae1.hap1, whole genome shotgun sequence DNA harbors:
- the LOC142309977 gene encoding uncharacterized protein LOC142309977, whose amino-acid sequence MTTMNSQDSEPEPMDTEESNQNITDNRNNFLDNEKMERKQNRKVNKEKQRENLVTSGNLFIIAFKKLLLEKAASKEAIFHYFERFLHSMFFIGHISIPPISPNEFLPDNLIEHFKKIVPKAFNEYNTHLPYYTPYAIFLEFMTESLKPEDPDLFLTELATINESLWKVTDEEGNQPIANDFALTATVVTHCCVKDSCDAKVLKKAYGSSMSCKGKNQRKIMIAISTLHVWDKVVSYAVCCAGKGPPITFPNDVHCNAYNLKTQGGGYKKIPPCTKCNKMYIVKFSPEYQAHNKKEDWLYGNCAENESFSRLLQNDRNVRENTCIKGENGETLMNREDIENKFKEIYEDDMKKTVKSLLSSLKFKFSSGECKLFIPSKGPVTLSNIASNIAANEQLL is encoded by the exons AGGAATAACTTCTTGGACAATGAAAAGATGGAGAGGAAACA AAACCGCAAagtaaataaagaaaaacaaagagaaaacctAGTGACAAGTGGAAACCTCTTCATTATTGCCTTTAAGAAGCTACTGCTGGAGAAAGCGGCTAGTAAGGAAGCCATATTTCACTACTTCGAACGG TTCCTACACTCCATGTTCTTTATAGGACATATTAGCATCCCACCAATCTCACCAAATGAATTTCTTCCTGACAACCTGATTGAGCACTTTAAAAAAATTGTACCAAAGGCTTTCAATGAGTACAATACCCATCTCCCTTATTACACCCCATACGCCATCTTCCTGGAATTT ATGACTGAAAGTCTGAAACCAGAAGATCCAGATTTATTCTTGACAGAACTGGCAACTATCAATGAATCGCTGTGGAAAGTTACTGACGAGGAAGGAAACCAACCCATTGCCAATGATTTTGCCTTAACAGCTACGGTAGTTACGCACTGCTGTGTTAAAGATTCTTGTGATGCAAAAGTTCTTAAGAAAGCTTATGGATCCTCAATGTCCTGTAAAGGAAAGAATCAAAGGAAAATAATGATTGCTATATCAACCCTGCATGTGTGGGACAAGGTGGTCTCGTATGCAGTGTGTTGTGCCGGTAAAGGTCctcctataacatttccaaatGACGTCCACTGCAATGCCTATAACTTAAAAACCCAAGGAGGGGGGTACAAAAAAATCCCTCCATGTACAAAATGTAACAAAATGTATATTGTAAAGTTCAGCCCAGAATACCAAGCACATAATAAGAAAGAGGACTGGTTGTATGGAAACTGTGCAGAAAATGAATCGTTCAGTAGGCTGCTGCAAAATGATAGAAATGTGAGGGAAAATACATGCATCAAGGGTGAAAATGGTGAGACACTGATGAACAGGGAAGATATAGAGAATAAGTTTAAAGAAATATATGAGGATGACATGAAAAAGACCGTCAAAAGCCTCCTCTCGTCTCTAAAGTTTAAGTTCAGCTCAGGAGAATGCAAGCTCTTCATcccgtctaaaggccccgtcacactaagcaacatcgctagcaacatcgctgctaacgaacaacttttgtga